The following coding sequences lie in one Lolium perenne isolate Kyuss_39 chromosome 2, Kyuss_2.0, whole genome shotgun sequence genomic window:
- the LOC127330454 gene encoding uncharacterized protein, with protein sequence MWGNFLMCKHREDDELAIIEALYAREEISANRTRIHTSILTGDMYVKEVLEGHELRCKRDFRMEKHIFHNLVECLRERCLLRDTDFVSIEEQVAIFLYAVSKNASNRTLQGQFQHSGETISRYFHIVLNALMILSTSIIQLPPINVPFKVASNPKFMPYFKDCIGAIDGTHIPVSISPMVQDPYRNRKGTLSQNVMVACDFENHFVHVSAGWEGSASDARVLQDALQNNFYVPEGKFYLVDAGYANTPNFIAPYRNVRYHLQEQGRSNLRPKNPQELFNLRHAQLCNHVERIIGTLKKRFAVLKCATQYPIDSQAEIAIACCALHNFICTNEGGEHWLDEVESDIDPNKIIDVPSGDKQYTSDIHSLNVRRTLGNAKREEIANAMWDDYQDYLRWNRRNTA encoded by the exons ATGTGGGGAAACTTTCTGATGTGCAAACATAGAGAAGATGATGAATTGGCCATCATCGAAGCTTTATATGCTAGGGAAGAAATCTCAGCCAACCGCACACGTATTCATACTTCCATTCTTACGGGTGATATGTACGTCAAAGAAGTTCTAGAGGGTCATGAATTGAGATGTAAACGAGATTTTCGGATGGAAAAACATATCTTTCATAACTTGGTGGAGTGCCTTCGAGAGAGATGCCTTCTAAGAGATACAGATTTTGTCTCCATTGAAGAACAAGTTGCCATTTTTCTATATGCTGTTTCTAAGAATGCAAGCAATCGTACACTTCAAGGGCAGTTTCAGCATAGTGGCGAGACCATAAGCCGCTATTTCCATATTGTGTTGAACGCACTCATGATATTATCAACAAGCATAATACAATTACCTCCAATCAATGTTCCTTTCAAAGTTGCAAGCAACCCAAAATTCATGCCATATTTTAAG GATTGCATTGGAGCCATAGATGGGACACACATTCCGGTTAGCATATCTCCAATGGTGCAAGATCCTTACCGTAATAGAAAAGGAACATTGTCACAAAATGTTATGGTTGCATGTGACTTTGAAAATCATTTTGTGCATGTCAGCGCCGGATGGGAAGGATCGGCTTCTGATGCTCGAGTGCTACAAGATGCACTTCAAAACAATTTCTATGTCCCCGAGGGAAAATTTTATTTGGTGGATGCAGGTTATGCGAACACACCTAACTTCATCGCACCTTATCGCAATGTGAGGTACCATTTGCAAGAGCAAGGAAGAAGCAATCTGAGGCCGAAAAACCCTCAAGAACTATTCAATTTAAGGCATGCACAACTTTGTAATCATGTTGAGCGTATCATTGGTACTTTGAAGAAGCGTTTTGCAGTTTTGAAGTGTGCTACACAATACCCCATCGACTCACAAGCAGAAATTGCAATAGCATGTTGTGCTCTTCATAATTTTATTTGCACTAATGAAGGTGGTGAACATTGGCTGGATGAAGTTGAATCAGATATTGATCCAAACAAAATAATTGATGTCCCTAGCGGAGATAAGCAGTATACGAGCGATATACATTCTCTCAATGTGCGGCGAACACTTGGTAACGCAAAAAGGGAAGAAATAGCTAATGCAATGTGGGATGACTATCAAGACTATCTTAGATGGAACAGAAGAAATACTGCATGA